A section of the Bacillota bacterium genome encodes:
- a CDS encoding S-layer homology domain-containing protein produces MKKRFSFVIVLMLISSVITASASPPLANTFYGFQPTGEAYFAKSYFYIELDRQFEGAGENTCWNLSNIPSDGFMRVAAHVNGSRVLSNMRYKVDPVDMKPYENENSEATVFVNIDGQIGDSVCGKDRVVHVYYPENKSTAGKNITVDLTELGGYIEPEDKGIFYLSNKVSDFDEQYMKLDGSCNTEAVEKSMKNETIDFSKDTYLYMKVIHGCEIYMDKWVIKLERVPETTKRKVEIVPSSAVFDKRSLYSSNIYANFINNKGQMPDKIVLGDKDITQGNQFNDLELSKDLFKDFKAGDKTKITAFFGDDSCSMDIDIIDTTDSAYRQCFDDVDKFGKWEFINRLHDMNVVYGDENGFFRPGSNVTQAEFYVMLARTCGADISGGSNWYQSAFDWAKKYGIAESCDQSGAMTYKDAETVLLRVLFNYTLKGYDSREIELEDDSNGIFINNVGEANSYISDGKIDTLFRFFPIISQSNLNMNTCMSRQECAEAMVRLANLIKII; encoded by the coding sequence ATGAAAAAACGTTTTTCTTTTGTTATTGTTTTGATGCTGATTTCGAGCGTTATAACAGCTTCGGCATCACCCCCGCTTGCGAATACGTTTTACGGATTTCAGCCCACCGGGGAGGCATACTTTGCAAAAAGCTATTTTTATATCGAACTTGACAGGCAGTTTGAAGGCGCAGGGGAGAACACCTGCTGGAATTTGAGCAATATCCCGTCTGACGGTTTCATGAGGGTTGCCGCGCATGTCAACGGTTCACGGGTTTTATCAAATATGCGCTATAAGGTCGACCCGGTCGATATGAAGCCATATGAAAACGAAAATAGTGAAGCTACTGTCTTTGTTAATATCGACGGACAGATAGGCGATTCGGTTTGCGGGAAAGACAGAGTTGTTCATGTGTATTATCCTGAAAACAAAAGCACTGCGGGCAAAAATATAACAGTTGACCTTACTGAGCTTGGGGGATATATCGAGCCTGAAGATAAGGGAATATTTTATCTTTCCAATAAGGTCAGCGATTTTGACGAGCAGTATATGAAACTTGACGGAAGCTGTAATACTGAAGCCGTTGAAAAATCTATGAAAAATGAAACGATCGACTTTTCAAAGGATACCTATTTATATATGAAGGTAATACACGGGTGTGAAATTTATATGGATAAATGGGTGATCAAGCTTGAAAGAGTTCCCGAGACGACAAAACGAAAGGTTGAAATCGTTCCGTCCTCTGCTGTTTTTGACAAACGGAGCCTTTATTCCTCTAATATTTATGCAAACTTTATCAATAACAAAGGTCAGATGCCGGATAAGATAGTGCTGGGGGATAAGGACATAACGCAGGGCAACCAGTTTAATGACCTCGAGCTTTCAAAGGATCTTTTTAAAGATTTCAAAGCCGGGGACAAAACAAAAATCACCGCTTTTTTCGGCGATGATTCATGCAGTATGGATATTGATATTATTGATACGACCGATTCGGCGTACCGTCAGTGTTTTGACGACGTTGACAAATTCGGAAAATGGGAATTCATAAACAGGCTGCACGATATGAATGTCGTATACGGCGACGAAAATGGTTTTTTCAGACCGGGTTCTAACGTTACACAGGCTGAATTTTATGTGATGCTGGCAAGAACCTGCGGCGCGGATATTTCGGGCGGGTCAAACTGGTATCAGTCCGCTTTTGACTGGGCAAAAAAATATGGTATAGCCGAAAGCTGCGATCAAAGCGGGGCGATGACATACAAAGACGCGGAAACCGTTCTGCTGCGGGTGCTGTTCAATTATACGTTGAAGGGCTACGACAGCAGGGAAATCGAGCTTGAAGACGACTCAAATGGGATTTTTATTAATAATGTCGGGGAGGCAAATTCTTATATTTCGGACGGCAAGATTGACACCCTGTTCAGATTCTTTCCTATAATAAGTCAGTCAAACCTCAATATGAATACCTGCATGAGCCGGCAGGAATGCGCGGAAGCAATGGTAAGGTTAGCAAACCTTATTAAAATTATTTAG